TATACTATGACGTCGGCTTGTTGTATGAGGCGTAGCCCCTTCACCGTTATAAGCTCGGGGTCACCAGGCCCGGCGCCGACTACGTATACGCGTCCCCCTCTACACTCTCTGACCAAAACTGGCCAGCACCCCGCTCCTAGGACTCTAGGACCCCCGGGACAGGAGGGCTAGAGAGTGATACCCGCCGAGGCTGCTTTGGCCCTTAGCTCTAGGGCGGCGTCTATGCCGAGCTGTGCCGGCCTCTCCGGGTCGCCCTCCACGGTGACGTCTACCCTCTTGCTGCCGTCCGGCGACGCTACTGCAGCGTGTATGTAGAGTATGCCTTTTTCTATCCAGGCGTAGGCTCCTAGCGGGGTGTGGCAGCCGCCTCCCGCGTATGCTAGGAAGGCTCTCTCAGCCCTAGCCATTGTCATGGCTTCTTCGTCGGTCGCGTCCTCGAGCAGCGGTAGTATGTCGCCGCGGCTGTATAGGGTGTAGACTCCTAGTATCCCCTGGCCAGGCGCTGGAGGCAGTACGTCGGGCGGTATACGCCAGTACTCTATGTCTAGGCCTAGCCGCTGGAGCCCTGCTTCAGCGAGTATTATGGCATCGTACATTCCCTGCTGTAGCTTGCGCAGCCTCGTGTCAACGTTGCCGCGCAGCGGCTTGAACACGAGGTCGCTGCGGACCCGCTTCAGCATGGCGACACGCCGGGCGCTCGACGAGCCGACTACTGCGCCGGCTGGTAGGTCCCATATCGTTTTGGGGCTCCCGCGGGTGACAAGCACGTCGAAGGGCGAGGCTCGGGGCGGCGTCATTGCTAGTACGAGGCCGGGGCTAACCTCACTCGGCACGTCCTTGAGGCTGTGTACTGCTATGTCTGCCCGGCCTTCTAGTACTGCTAGGTTTACCTCCTTCTCGAATAGCCCCTTACCGCCTATCATCGTGAAGGGCTTGTCCTGGTGTATATCACCTCGTGTCTTGACTATTACTAGCTCGAACTCTACCTCGGGGTGCCGCTTCCTGATCTCGTTGAGCGCGAGCTGGGTCTGGGCCAGGCTTAGCTTGCTACCTCGGGTCGCTACTCGTATCTTCATTGCTCCCGGAGCCTCTTAAAAGCGTCTTCAAGTGCTGTTATGGTTTCCTCAACGACCTCGGCTGTGTGGGCAGCGCTTGTGAAGATTGCCTCCATCTGGCTCGGCGCTATGAAGACGCCGCGGCTTAGCAGCTCCTGGTGCAGCTCGTTGTACATCTCGCGGTTGCTTCTGGCAGCATCCTCTGGCGACGCGACCTCACCGTCTACGAAGAACACCTGGAACATGTTCTCGACATAGTTGACCGTAGCCTTTATACCGTAGCGGCTGATTAGGTCCTCTACTGTCTTAGCTAGCTTGGAGGCTGCCTCACGGGCTACCCGGTAGGGTTCGCCGGTTTCAAGCACCTCTATCGTGGCCAGTCCTGCCGCCATAGTTACCGGGTGCGCGTTGAACGTACCAGCATTGAACACTTTGCCACTAGGCGTGAAGTTCTCCATTATCTCGCGCGGGCCGGCCACAACCCCTATTGGGAAGCCACCGCCTACTATCTTTCCGAGTGTTGTTATGTCGCCGCGTACACCATAGTACTCCTGGGCGCCGCCCAGGCCTAGGCGGAACCCGGTGATGACCTCATCCATTATGAGGAGCGCGCCATACTGGTCGGCTAGCTCTCTTAGACCCTTTAGGAACCCGGGCTTAGGCGGTATGACTCCCGCGTTGCCGGCGACCGGCTCGACTATTATGGCTGCTACCTGGTCGCCATGCTTCTTCATTATCTTCTCTACGCTCTCTACGTCGTTGAAGCGGGCTATTAGTGTTAGTTTTGCCACCTCCTCGGGCACGCCTAGGCTCGAGGGGACACCGTACTCTGCTGCCGCGCTACCAGCGCCCACAAGCACTGCATCGTGAGCACCGTGGTAGCAGCCGTTGAACTTCACTATGTACTTGCGGCCGGTGTAGCCTCTAGCAAGCCGTATAGCCGCCATTGTAGCCTCGGTACCGCTATTGACGAACCTCACCATGCCGCCTTGGTGGTAGTACTTGAGTATCTTCTTGGCAAGCTTTATCTCCAGCTCGGCCGGAGTGCCGTAGGCCCAGCCCCGCTCCAGCTGCTCCTTGACGGCTTCTAGTACACGGGGGTGGCGGTGCCCGAGGAACATGGGGCCATAGGCTAGCACATAGTCGATGAGTCGCTCCCCGTCAACCGTGTAGAGGTAGGGGCCTTCGGCCCGGCTAACGTAGAAGGGGTAGGGCTTTACGGCCGCACGTATAGGGCTGTTAACGCCCCCAGGAAACAGGTTTAGGGCCTCCTCGTAAAGCTTCCTGCTCTCCTCGCCGGGCAAGAATGGAGCACCCTCGTGTTTAGCGAAGTTGACTATTATAGAGCATTAAATTAGCTTGGCCCGGCTCCTTTCAGGGGCTCACTCGCTGTTCCCGTGTAGCCAAAGACGCTATCGCATCCCCGGAGGCTGCATCACCGCCCCCTAGGCCTCTGCAGACGAAGGCAAGGGAGTGCCTCCGGGGCCTCCTGGGGAGACACCTAGGGGGCTCGTGCCCCGTGACCCACAGCTCATCCAAGCAGCCCGGCCAGAACTACCACTGGGCGAGAGGGCCAAATTATAGCTAGGGCTGAAGTCACACACTTGTTTCGCGCAATCAGCCGCGGCGACTGCAGAGGAGATGAACAGGACACGGTACCAGTGGGAAAGACAGCAGATGAGAAGCGTGCCACTCAGCTTTAAAAACGCTGTAGCTGCTAGTTCGTGTACGGTCTCGGCGCTACTTCTCCTTCTTCTTCTTGGCGCCGCCTCCGCCGCCCTTACCCTTAGGCTCTATGAACTCCTTGAAGTACCAGCCGTGGGCACGCTTTATGTGCTCTAGAAGCGCCTTTCTACGGTACATGCCCTTGCCGCAGACGGGGCACGGCCTAGCGCCGACCACCGTTTGTCCCCGGGCACCAACCCCTGGAGCTGCGGGGGTTAAGGCTAGTTCTCTCCAGGGCTAGCCGCTGCGAGTATGGCTCTACGGGTCTTCTCGAGCACGTTTGGCGGCACCACCGCCAGGAAGGGGGCCATGTACTTGTGCTTCGCGGCCTCGAGGAGTACTTCTCTGCTTCCGCCAGCCTCTAGATACCCGCTGGCTATCATACGGGCTCTCTCGGGCCCGTTGCGCGGCGCGTACAGGAGGGAGTAGTAGCACGCGACAGCCACGTCCCATGCCGCGTCCTGGACGCCATTGATCTCCCGCGCCTGCTCGAGGTCAACTATGTAGAGTCTCTCACCGTCGTAGACGAAGTTGCTGGGATTAGCATCCCATAGAGCGACGCCGCTACTATGCAGGCGGGCTAGCAGCTGGCCTGCCTCGCGGTACGGCTCCGGGACGGGTTCCCGCTGCAGCATAGCCACGAGGTCTACGCCTTCAATGTAGCTGTATGCCGCCTGGCGGCGCCTTGGGTCTATGAGCAGCGGCTGTGGCACGTTGAATCCGCGCTCGTCTAGAAGCCTGTTGTAGTAGTACTCGGCGTTTAGCCTCGCGAGTGCGCGGAGCCGTGGACGGGGCAGGGGCAGTGAGGCTATGGAGGCTGCAAGCCACTTCACCGCCGTTATGTCTATGTACCTCTTGACTACTGCTGGCCGGAAGCCCCCGGCCTCCACGGTCCTAACACTCCTTATGATGCCTTTACGGCTGAGCTTCACGCTGCGTAGAAGCCTCTTGACGCCGGTTATAGCGTAGAGCTGCTCTTCAAACTGGATAAGCTTAGTGGCTACGCGTGCAGCATCTAGCCGGACCAGGAGTAGCGGGTCACGTGTTAACGGGTGTGGTTTACGGCTTATACTCTCAATTATGAGTGTCTGGGGGATAGCCTGGAGCAGGGATAGCGATACCTGCGAGGCAATATTGCCCAGAAGCTGCGCCACCTTAGGCGCCCCGCCTAGCTGTTGGACGAGCCTCAGCCTCTGGCCGGGCTCATTGTCCACGAGTCTGGCTGGAAGCCAGACGCCGCTAGCCCCAAGCTCGCGTAGTGCTACATCCTGTACTATTCTCCGTAGCCAAGTATAGTAGTCTCCACGCCGCAGCGCATTACCATAGACTGTGCGTAGCCAGGGGTAGATACGCTGGAGGCGGGCCATCCGAGCAACAACTGGATATATGTCGGCAATCAGCAAGCGCTCATAGCTCTTATGGAAGAGCCTCCTTAGCCTACTTACCTCTTCGCGGAGTAGTCTGGCTATGTACTTCACTAGCAGCTCGTTATACACGTTCTCGTCGCCTTCGATGTAGGCTGGCTTTAGAAGCAGTATCGAGGCCAGAGCCTCTCCGAGCAGAGACTCCTCCACATCAGCGGCCACTATGTCTAGCTGTACTACAGCCTCTAGCCTACCTGCATGGCCTTCTATACAGCTTCGCTCTCTACCCAGCCCGAGAACTAGTCGGAGGCCCGGCAGGTCGTAGACGAGCTGGACTATTGCAGTACACTCTCCCTTCAAGAGCATCTCCCTTTGCCCCTAGCAGTTACCCACAAGCGTCTTCGCACAGCCTAGCTGCCTCCAGGAGTCCATACGCCAGGGCTGCTAGCCCGGCCTTCTTATGGGCTAGGCGCAGCCCAGCCGTACCTCAGCCAGCCCTCCCGGCAGCAAGCCCTCTTTCAGCGGCACTCAGTAACTGCTACACGGGGGCATAGATCATGCACAGCAACCTATGCATATACTACGACCCCGTGTTTAAGCTTCACAAGCCGCCACACGGCTTCCACCTAGAGTCGCCGGAGAGACTAGATACGGCCATCAGAGGTCTACGCGACTCGCGCATTTGGGATACTGCAGAACACTACACGATACCTCGTAGAGGAGACGAGCTGAGCATGTTCAGGGAGGTGCATAGCCCGGAGTACATAGAGAGTGTACTAGAGCTCGCGGGCCGTGGCGGCGGCTACATAGACCCCGACACCTACGTCTCGCCAGCCACACCGCTAGCTGTGTCTAGCTATGCCGCCGCCGTCCTCGATGCAGCCGAGAAGCTGCTAAACGGTGACTGCAGGGTAGCCCTAGTACTTGGAAGGCCTCCCGGCCACCACGCTGGCTACTTTGGCAGGGCCATGGGGGCTCCCACGCTAGGCTTCTGCGTATTCAATATCACCGCTCTAGCCGCCGTCACGCTGCGTAAGCTCGGCTATGAGACCGCTGTAATAGATATTGACCTGCACCACGGGAATGGGACCCAGGATATACTCTACGACAAGCCTATATTCCACATAGATGTGCACCAGGATCCCTCAACAATATACCCTGGCACCGGCTGGCCATGGCAGCTGGGAGACGGCGAGGGGAGTGGAACGAAGCTCAACATACTAGTACCACCCGGCTCAGGGGACGACGTGTATGTCGAGCTCCTGCAGAAGGCGCTGGATATGTACCGGTCTCTCGCACCAACAGCAGACATACTCATCGTTGACGCGGGGCTTGATGCGTACAGGGGCGACGGCCTTGGCGCACTTCATCTCACGACTACGAGCTACCACTCCATGGGTAAGATGATATCCGGCATAGGAGCTCCTATACTAGTAGTGCTGCAAGGCGGCTATAGTAGCGGCCTGTATCACGCCCTACCCGCCCTACTGGCTGGCTTGGTGGGCTGGCCTAACCCCTTCCCCGAGACCCCGTCGAGGACAGAGTCCTCCGTGAGGGCTAAGGCACTTGCATACCTAGAAGAGTTGATAGATTATATGGGATTAGCCTAGGGACACAACCGACGCGGCTCTATCCAAAAACCAACCCCGGCATGTGATAGTTCTGGGGTGAGTTCATGTCTAATCTCTTGCAAACTCGTGTATTATCCCAAGGCCTGCAAGCGTCATTACGAAGTCCAGTATGTCTCTTGCAGATATCATCCCCAGGGGCTTACCATCCTCACCGACAACCGGTATGTGGCGGATATTTGCGTCGCGCATCTTCTTTATCACTACAACTATGTCCTCGTCAGGCTTCACTGTTATCGGGTCCTCGGTCATTATCTCCCATGCCTGTTTCGTGTTCGGGTCCCAGCCCTCGGAGCACGCAAATACTAGGTCATGCTCCGTTATTATACCGCGTAGCCTCCCTTCCTCGTCTACAACTAGTACGCTTCCGACGCGCTCTTCCCGCATTTTGCGTGCAACATCCTTTATTGTTGCATTAGGGTCTATAGTTACTGGAGGAGAGGTCATAACGTCGCGTGCACGTAGCGGGATACGCCTACGGCGAAGGAGGAGTATCACGGATGCCACCCTCCACTAGATTCTTGTATATTGTTGCTGCACGGTAAAATTGGTATCCACGACGTTCAATAGTGGCATAAGTATACCATGCCTGGACAATAGCGGAAGGGGCGAGCCCGGGGGGCTTCTAGCTAGCACCTACCGGCGTTAGCATCCTATGTCCTGGCAGCTGGTATAGCGTAACAAGACGCGGCCCCTAGCAGAATGTGCCTAGGCGAAACTATGTAGCGAGAACGGCGAGGACTAGGGCTTACGTGCACTGAGTATAGGTGGGTTAAAAACGCGTAGAACCGGATTAGAAGGGTGTTATGAAGTCCTCGGGCTTCGGCGGCTCTGGTGGTAGGCCCTTCCTCTCGCGTATCTTCTTCACTAGGTCCATGAGCATGTTGTCAGGTACTGGCGCCCAGCGGCTGAACTCAGTGCCCCAGAAGGCTCTGCCCTGGGTGGCGCTTCTTAGCTCGGCGGCGAGGTCGAAGCTCTCTGCTACTGGCAGCTCGGCTATTATCCTCATCATGACGCCGTACTCCTTCATGTCTAGTATCTTGCCGCGCTTCCTGGATATCACCGCTATCACGTTGCTGACGTACTCCTGCGGCACACGTATGTCGAGCTTCTGGAGAGGCTCTAGCAGCGTCGGCTTCGAGGTCAGCATGGCCGCGTATATGGCGTTGCGGACTGCCGGGTAGATCTGCGCTGGGCCGCGGTGGGCTGGGTCCTCGTGTATCACGGCGTCGTGTAGTATTATCTTGAGGCCTCTCACAGGCTCCTTGGCTAGTGGGCCCTCCTTCATTGCTAGGCGGAAGCCCTGGATTATGGTGTCCTTGACCTCGCGTAGGTGCTGTACACCTGTCGTCTTGTCTATGAACACGTTTATGTTCTCGTCGATCGCCCATATCCTCTTGGCCTCGTCGTAGTCCCAGCCAGCCTTCTCCTTGAGTATCTTGGCCCTCTCGTATACGTCCTGGCCCTCCGTTATCTCGCCATTCTGTATCAGCTTTATAGTCTCCTCGTCTAGCGGCTCCACGCTTATGTAGAGCTTGTTGTGCTTGTTCGGGCTCTTGCCCTCGAACACCTGGCTCTTCGCGCGCACAGTCTCGCGGTAGACTACTATTGGTGGGCTCGTCTTCACCTCAAGACCGAAGGTCTCCTTGAGCCACCATACTGCTATCTCTATGTGTAGTGGGCCCATACCGCTTAGCAGGTACTCGCCGGTCTCCTGGTTGATCTTAACCTGTATAGTCGGGTCCTCTATGCTTAGCTTGTAGAGCGCGTCTATCAGCTTAGGCAGGTCCTTGGGATTCTTCGGCTCTATCGCCACCGTCACTACTGGCTCGGACACGTAGTGTAGCCTCTCGAATGGCGGTACCTTATCCTTGAGGCTCACTGCTACAGCTGTCTCGCCTGCGCGCGCGTCTTCGAGGCCTAGCGCGGCCGCTATGTTTCCGGCGGGTATCTCGTCCACGACCTCGCGGTCGGGACCCATGTAAATGCTTACCTGTAGCACCTTAGCACTCTTCCCGGCGTTGACTAGCCATACCTCGTCGCCCTGGCGCAGTGTGCCGCTGAAGATACGGCCGGTGGCTACTAGGCGGCGTATCTTGGGGTCAACCCTCATGAAGGATATAGCGTATACTAGTGGACCGTTGGGGTCCGCCTCGAGCATCGCCTTGCCTACTTCACTGTTTATGTCGCCCTTCCATATCTTGGGTATACGGTACTTCTGTGCCTCACGCGGGTTAGGTATGAACTTGACTACCGCGTCTAGCAGGGACTCATGCAGCGGTGCTACCTTTGTGGCGAACTCCTCTACTGCCTCCTTGCCCTTGTTGTAGGCGTCGATTATGTCACTGAACTTTATGCCACGCTTCTGGGCTAGGGGTATGCTTATGCCCCACTTGTCGCGCGCGCTACCGAATATCACCATACCGCTCATCGGGTCTAGCTGCCACTTCTTCTTGAACTCGGGGTCAGCGTAGAGGCTTATCAGGTGGTTTACCTCCTTGATTATCTCTACGAACCTCTGCTGTATCTGCTGGGGCGTGTACTTTAGCTCCTTTATGAGCCTGTCAACCTTGTTTATGAAGAGTATGGGGCGTACACGCTCCTCGAGGCTCTGACGCAGCACTGTCTCCGTCTGGGGCATCACACCCTCGACAGCGTCTACGACGACTATGGAGCCGTCCATCATTCGGAGGCTCCTTGTCACGTGGCCGGAGAAGTCTACGTGGCCTGGCGTGTCTACTAGGTTGATTACGTAGGGCTTGCCCTGGTACTCGTGGTAGAGGCTAATGTTTGCAGACTTGACTGTTATACCGCGCTGCTGCTCCACCTTAAGGTAGTCTAGGGCGAGCGCCTCGCCAGCAATGCGCTGGGATATCATACCCGCTGCCGCGAGCAGCGAGTCGCTTGTCGTGGTCTTACCGTGGTCCACGTGTGCCACGATACCGATGTTTCTTATCTGCTCCACGTTCCTCATTATCTTCAGGATTTCGTCTACATGCTTGACACGCATAGCTTACCCTACCCGGGGAAGGGGTCCGGAGCAGCCTCCGGGTTATAAGCCCACTGAGTATAGTCGCCAGCCCTAGGAGTCCCTGCTGGCACGTGTCGCCCCAGAGCCGGCGGGCAGTATGGCTACAGAAGCGTGCATAGTATTATACTATAGTATTATGCAAGGTACAGTAGAAGAGAAGGAGTAAGGAGTAGGAGCGCGTAGCCTCTATCATGCTACCTCCATTATCTAATATGTCTACTTGTCTGGTTGCTGCTTCCTGGGTGGCTTGTAGGGCGCGTGGAGCACACGGTAGATGCGTTGTGCTCTCTCATAGCCTAGAACACGTTCAAGCTCTACTACGGAGGCCCTACATATGGCGCCGATGCTGCCAAACTTCTCGAGCAGCTTCTCCGCGAGCCTGGGACCTATGCCTGGGAGACTCTGGACAACGTATAGCTGTTGCATCCAGAGCTTGTCTAGCCGAGGCTTCCTATGCACAACTACGCTGCGCTGGCTCCCGTACTGCTCACGACACGCTATACTGTATATCATCCTGGCTGTCTCGCGCTGGTTGAGGCTCCACAGCACACGAACACCATAGTCTATAGTGATGGACGACAGAGCCATGCGGACTTGCTGGCCGCGAGTAGTATAGCTGTCGAGTTTACCCGGGTCGCCTTCAACCAGGATTACCGGGATATCGTAGTGCTCGCTGAGCCGCCTTACCTGGTCGAATAGCCGGCCATCGAACAAGCTCTCTGCAAGGTCGTATACGGTCTTACGCTCTATGGCTACACGGTCAGACACTATATAGTCGCCGACACCAGCCATAGTGTATATCACGGCTGCACCTAGCTCCGCGAGAGCCTCGGGGACGCCACTACCCCGCTCCCTCTCGTCAACGTAGACTCTTGGCCGCCTGCATTCAGCCAATGTGCCTGCCCTCGCCTAGGGGCTCACCACGTGTGGAGTGCACTAGAGGCTGACGCCGCCACGGAGTGATGAGAGTCCGGCGCACCGAACACTTCAGCAAAAATCTCTTGATTTGCGCACTAGACTACTCCGAGGAGCCGCTCATACCAGTGTAGAGGCACTAGATTTAGGTCTCCGAGGCTGCTGGAGGCCACGGGGCGTCTCCCAGCACTAGGCCGGGGTGGATAGGTCCATGGCCAAGACCAGCGGCAAGAAGAAGGAGCCGGTAGGCGGTTCTAAGAAGGAGCTCGTTATAGTCTCTAGGCCCGCTGTTACACGAGACCAGGTAGAGCGCGATGAGAGGAAGAAGCGTCTTCTACTGATACTCAAGGCAATGGAGGACCAGGGTGGTATATACGAGAGGAGTCTCGCACACCTAGTATACTGGCTCCAGAACGAGAAGGGGATAGACCTAGGCTACAACTTCTTCATGGTAGGCGACGTACCCACTTCAAAGGAGCTCCACGAGGACATAATTGCTCTCCTCTACGTCGGCTACGCCGAGACCGACCCGAAGACAAAGAAGCTACGCCTCACCAACGACGGCAAGGAGTTCCTAGAAAAGAAGGGCATAGACCAGGAGTTCTTCGAGAAACTACGCGCGGCTGTAGAGGAGCTAAAGCCGAAGATAGCTGCGCTTGATGCGCAGATAGAGCTTACAACGATGCTCTCGAGGCCGAGAGCCCCTCGGCGCCGCAGGTTCTTCTAACACCCCGACACACACTACCATCTACGCGCACACGCAGCTTGGCCACCAACCGGTTTTTCGACGATAACACATGCCGGGGAAGCCGTCTACAAAAATTCTTCCAAAGACAAGACAGAGCAAAAGCTCTAAACCGACTCCCCCTGCCGTACTGCTACTCCTTACTACCTTACATTACTCGGGTGCGGGGGTCAGGGACCCCGGCGACGCCGCAGAGCTGCGGAGAATTGGATGAGCCGGGTGACGAATTGCACGCCGCCCACCACTATCTTTGCTTGTGGTACAGGGGTGCCCAGCTACCTCGGCCTTAGTCCTGCGATAAAGAAGCCCTGTGTGCCGTGTACGTGTGGTAGTAGTCTACGTACGCGTTCACGGAACGTGTACGGCTTGTAGCCTGGCGATCCGGGTATCCTCGGGTCTTCCAGCTCTAGCTTACTGTAGAGTTCAGATATGTGTTCTTCTCCCTCGAATGGAAGTATACTGCACACCGCGTATACTATGTAGCTGCTTCTGTACGCTAGTGCTTTTCCTAGCATTTCGCGCTGCAGCGCGGGGAACCGGCGGACCCATGCGGGGTCTTCTAGATGCATCTTTATCGCCGGATCCTTGCCCATGGCCCCGCTGCTGGTACACGGTGCGTCAAGCATCACCTTGTCCGGGGTCACCCGTAGCTGCAGCTCACGGGAATCCGCGTGGACTAGCTCTACGCGGCTCATGTCTACGCCGTAGAGCTTGAGGAGGCGTTTTGTGCGCTTTAGCCGCTCCCAGGAGACGTCTACGGCTACTATTCTGGCTCTGTTATCGGTTAGCTGCATTATTAGCGCGTCCTTTACGCCTGGAGCTGCTGCCAGGTCAAGTATAGTGTCGCCGGGCTCTGGATGGAGCGCCTCCACGACGAGCGCTGAGGCCTTGTCCTGGAAGACTATCTCGCCCCGCCACATCTCGTCTAGATGGTGTAGGGGCTCGCTGAAGTCCACTACCTCTAGCATGTAGGGGAGGTCTGGATCGCGGCGGACCACTACGCCTTTCTCTAGGAGCCGCTCCGCCACCGTGTCCACGTCAGTCTTTAGCGTGTTTACGCGTATCCACCATTTCTCCTCGTTGAGTGCTGCCAGCAGCTTCTCTGTCTCATGACGCCCAAGCAGCTCTAGGAATACCTCGACGAACCACTGTGGAAACGAGTAGGTTACTGAGAGCCTTTCCGCCGTATCCTCAACACCGTCTAGCAGCTCTTCTACCGTCTCTATGCGGCGCGGCAGGCTCTTCACAAGCTTACGCCTCAGGCGCTCAACACTGTCGATGTACTGCGCTAGGTGCTCGGATTCGAGGCCCCTCAGCAGGAGCCAGAGCCTGGCCATACGCCGGGCACTCCCGCGGCTCCCATAGATCCTTTGCTCGGCGTAACGGAGCAGATAGTAGTCCGACACAATGTCGTGCGAGACCCTATAGAGCACCTTAAGCGGCACGTAGCGTGCAGCCTTCTTGTACTCGCGCAGAGCGGCCTGGAACGCCCTGTCATGACTAACGTGCTTCGTCATTACTATGTGGAGCACTTTCGCGCTAAAGTCTATGAGGCTTCTAGCAACCTTGTCCATTGATACGCGCTACACCTCCGCCCTGGTACACCCGGCTCCGGACGGACTAGCAGGGGACCCCTGCAGGAAACCTCTGCGATGCGGGCTAATCTGGCTCCCACCAGCCTACGGTAATTAAAAGGGCTGGTCAGCGTATCGGGCTCTACTCGGTCGTGATGATAGGTGGGCTTACCAGAGCCCTTCGCCAGGCCAAGGGGCTGTGAAGAGTGTGGCCGTATCTGAGCCAGAGCAAGCACCACTTCCCACGCGGCTGCTCCTGCCAGCTATCGCTTCCCATTGACGTGTCCTCTGCTTCCGGGAAGGAAGTCTAGGAGTGTCCTCTGCCGGGGGTTCTTGGGCTTGCTTTCGGTGTTCTTCGCCCTGTACCACCTGGGGGCAATCCGCTTCAGTGTTAACCAAGAGCGCCTCACGAACCATGGAGGCGTGTCCGGTGAGCGGCGATACGCCTCTCTAATCCATTCAAGCGTGCCTGGGTCGGTTGGATACCCGGAGCCGCGAACACCGTAGGCTTTCCGCAGCTTCTCTATTTCCTCGTCGCGCACGACCTTGGCTATGATACTGGCCGCTGATACTGGTATGTACCGCGTATCGGCTTTCGGCTCGGCTACTACTGCTCCTCTGAGGCCTGTTAGCCGCTTTACCCCGGCGGCCATCTTCTTAGCCGGGCCCACAGCGTCCATATAGACGGCTTCTGGCTCGCCGTAGAGGCTCTTTACACGCTGTACTATGTACGCTATTGTTTCTATCTCGAGTTTGTTTAGGTTCACAGCGTCTATGAGTGCTGGCGGCACCTTGACTATTACTGCGTGCTTTACGAGCCTCATTATCTCATGGAACAGCTCTCTGCGCTGGCTCGGCGTTAGGTCCTTGCTATCGCGTACGCCTAGCTCTGCAAGCTCCTTTGCAGCCTTGGGCTCGATAGCTACTCCTGCTATTACCATTGGGCCTATTATTGGGCCTCGTCCCGCCTCGTCTATCCCTACTAATAATCCTCGCCGGGGCTGGGACACTGCTGATAGCACCCTAGCGTGCTATGTGCCGTCCCCTGCTACGGGCCGCACTCGTAGCCATAGTTGTTGCCGTATGCTATGCAAGCCGCCTCTTCGGGGTCTACAAGGCTTATGCCTGCCAGCCTGTAGCCGCGTAGCATGAGTGCTCGCCTAATGGGCTCTTCCGAGTTCCTTGCCTCAGGCCAGCACTCGTCATCGCGTAGTAGAAGCCTACATCCAAGGAGTACCTCCGCGTCACCATCCTCGCTGACTATAGCTATTGTTCTGACTGCGCCCGTCTTCATATGGTCTAGGCTCTCCGCAGCCTCGACCAGGCTCATGCAATGGTCCCGGGGGGTAGAATGCATGCCAGAGGCTACATAGCTGTATAGCTCTCTGATGCAGGTGTTCTCTAGGCCCAGCTGGACTGCGAGATCTATAGCGTGCTCCAAGACTGATGCCGCGTAGGCGTCCCCTCCGGTGAACGCGTCACCGATGCGGCCCGCCGACTCTTTGTCTAGGTCTATCCCGGCCTCGCTCATCTTGGCTAGGTGTACGAGAGACCGTAGGTGAAGCGGGCTTTGTAGAC
The window above is part of the Pyrodictium abyssi genome. Proteins encoded here:
- the hemC gene encoding hydroxymethylbilane synthase, encoding MKIRVATRGSKLSLAQTQLALNEIRKRHPEVEFELVIVKTRGDIHQDKPFTMIGGKGLFEKEVNLAVLEGRADIAVHSLKDVPSEVSPGLVLAMTPPRASPFDVLVTRGSPKTIWDLPAGAVVGSSSARRVAMLKRVRSDLVFKPLRGNVDTRLRKLQQGMYDAIILAEAGLQRLGLDIEYWRIPPDVLPPAPGQGILGVYTLYSRGDILPLLEDATDEEAMTMARAERAFLAYAGGGCHTPLGAYAWIEKGILYIHAAVASPDGSKRVDVTVEGDPERPAQLGIDAALELRAKAASAGITL
- the hemL gene encoding glutamate-1-semialdehyde 2,1-aminomutase; its protein translation is MPGEESRKLYEEALNLFPGGVNSPIRAAVKPYPFYVSRAEGPYLYTVDGERLIDYVLAYGPMFLGHRHPRVLEAVKEQLERGWAYGTPAELEIKLAKKILKYYHQGGMVRFVNSGTEATMAAIRLARGYTGRKYIVKFNGCYHGAHDAVLVGAGSAAAEYGVPSSLGVPEEVAKLTLIARFNDVESVEKIMKKHGDQVAAIIVEPVAGNAGVIPPKPGFLKGLRELADQYGALLIMDEVITGFRLGLGGAQEYYGVRGDITTLGKIVGGGFPIGVVAGPREIMENFTPSGKVFNAGTFNAHPVTMAAGLATIEVLETGEPYRVAREAASKLAKTVEDLISRYGIKATVNYVENMFQVFFVDGEVASPEDAARSNREMYNELHQELLSRGVFIAPSQMEAIFTSAAHTAEVVEETITALEDAFKRLREQ
- a CDS encoding phosphotransferase gives rise to the protein MKGECTAIVQLVYDLPGLRLVLGLGRERSCIEGHAGRLEAVVQLDIVAADVEESLLGEALASILLLKPAYIEGDENVYNELLVKYIARLLREEVSRLRRLFHKSYERLLIADIYPVVARMARLQRIYPWLRTVYGNALRRGDYYTWLRRIVQDVALRELGASGVWLPARLVDNEPGQRLRLVQQLGGAPKVAQLLGNIASQVSLSLLQAIPQTLIIESISRKPHPLTRDPLLLVRLDAARVATKLIQFEEQLYAITGVKRLLRSVKLSRKGIIRSVRTVEAGGFRPAVVKRYIDITAVKWLAASIASLPLPRPRLRALARLNAEYYYNRLLDERGFNVPQPLLIDPRRRQAAYSYIEGVDLVAMLQREPVPEPYREAGQLLARLHSSGVALWDANPSNFVYDGERLYIVDLEQAREINGVQDAAWDVAVACYYSLLYAPRNGPERARMIASGYLEAGGSREVLLEAAKHKYMAPFLAVVPPNVLEKTRRAILAAASPGEN
- a CDS encoding histone deacetylase family protein encodes the protein MHSNLCIYYDPVFKLHKPPHGFHLESPERLDTAIRGLRDSRIWDTAEHYTIPRRGDELSMFREVHSPEYIESVLELAGRGGGYIDPDTYVSPATPLAVSSYAAAVLDAAEKLLNGDCRVALVLGRPPGHHAGYFGRAMGAPTLGFCVFNITALAAVTLRKLGYETAVIDIDLHHGNGTQDILYDKPIFHIDVHQDPSTIYPGTGWPWQLGDGEGSGTKLNILVPPGSGDDVYVELLQKALDMYRSLAPTADILIVDAGLDAYRGDGLGALHLTTTSYHSMGKMISGIGAPILVVLQGGYSSGLYHALPALLAGLVGWPNPFPETPSRTESSVRAKALAYLEELIDYMGLA
- a CDS encoding CBS domain-containing protein, which gives rise to MILLLRRRRIPLRARDVMTSPPVTIDPNATIKDVARKMREERVGSVLVVDEEGRLRGIITEHDLVFACSEGWDPNTKQAWEIMTEDPITVKPDEDIVVVIKKMRDANIRHIPVVGEDGKPLGMISARDILDFVMTLAGLGIIHEFARD